Within the Deltaproteobacteria bacterium genome, the region TGCTCCCGGGTGTGCCGGAGATGATCCATGAGCTGACAGAGCGATTGAAGGTCCATGTCCTGACAGCCAACACTCATGGAACCGTAGCGGAAAAGCTGGAAGGCCTGGCTTGCCGGCTGCATGTCATTCCAGCGGGACATCAGGACCAGGCCAAACGGGACTACATCCGCCGGCTTGGTTGCAACCGTGTCGCCGCGATCGGCAACGGCAGAAACGATGCACTCATGCTCGAGGAGGCCGCACTCGGCATCGGCGTTCTTCAGGCCGAAGGAGCCTCGCCCGCCGCCCTTCAGGCGGCAGGAGTGGTCTGCCATTCCATCCGGGACGCCTTGAATCTGTTCGTTAAACCGGCGCGGCTCAAAGCAACCCTCCGAAATTAATTTCAGAAAATAGACAAAAAACCCGAAATCCGTCTCCGGAAATCGGGTTTCAGGTGCCATCGCCCATTTTATTTTCCGGGAGCCCTATTTGGCATAATTTTAGAACTTTCAGATTCTATCGAATTCGCTAACTTAGCTTAAAGGGTTCTATCCGTCTATAAATACAATAATCGGTATTAAACGATTTATCTTTTGAGCGAATGAATCAAGGTTTCCATTTCCTCCACGTAGCGGTATAGGGCCTCAGAACCCAGAGGCGTAATTTTTACGCTTGTGTAAGGCTTATTGTTTCTAAAGGTTTTTTTGATGGCAAGGTAATCGGCCGCCTGCAGTTTCCTTAATTGAATAGATAAATTGCCAGAAGTGAAATCGAGCTCCTTTTGGAGTTCGTTGAAGCTGACAGCTTTTTTTTCACTACTGGCCAGATAAGTCAAGATGAGCAATCTTGCGCGTTCGTGAATGATTTTGTTGATGTTGACCATTGGGCTACTCCTCATTTGAGGCCTTGGATGCCCAACCAGAAATGGCAAACAACAAAGCGCCAATGCCAAGCGACAGCGAAGCTGCCAGCGGGACATACATGGGGCCTGTCGCCAGCAGAAAGAGGCCGGTAACCAGAAACCAGTAACCGCTGATGAGCCATTGCCAGAGCTGCGTCACACTGCCAATAAAGTTGTGCACCAAGCCGAGACCCACGGCTATGGTTGGTATCACATAGAAATCTACATTGTGTTGAACAAAGACAGTGCAGATGCATATTACCAACACCAGCAGAGGCCAGTAAACATGCACGATTCTGAAGGAGAAAAATTCCTGCAAAAAATAAGGTACAGTAAAGCGTTTGTCGATTTTGGACAACGACCCTGCCAACTTCAGCCATTTGATCCAACCCAGCAGTATCCAAACCATTACGATTGCAGTGTACACTGCAGTTTTTGTGATAGCGGGTATCGCTTCGAAGCTGCCGTGGTGTCTCATCAAAAGGTGAAAGGCCAACGAAAATCCAATCACGCTGAGGCCAACAAGCAGATATAGCAATCTGAAATGCACCGGAAGCAATATCAAGCGGATTGCTTCCCGATTCCGACTGATGGCGTTCTTGATGGAGGAGATGTCCTCCAGCAGTTTGTCAACTTGTCTGTCGGTCATGGCATTCATTTTTCAATCCTCCTATATTAAGGAATTTTTACTTTATGATATAAAGTACTTTATTTTAAAACTGCTGTCAAGCGGTTTTTTTATTACTGTGATTGTTGTTTGGTAAGGATCTGTGAAAGGGAATCAAAGAAATGAGAATCGTAAGAATCAACTTTATGATATTACAATATCAACTCGAGCAGAGATACATGGAGAGTATGCCCACCCTGCCGAGATTACTGATGCCATCATTCATGGCTGCTGTGCAACCACTCGGCACATGAAATCGTCAAGATGATCCCATTGAGGTAAATGTAGGTCGGTGCGCTTCTGATTCCACCCATAAGAAAAACCCCCTTTTCCGATGAATCCGCTTCAGTTCGGATAACGATTTCGGATAAGGAGGCTGTCCTTGGGTGTAACCTATTTATATAATAAAATAAATTGCTTATATGGTGGCGATGCAGGGAATTGAACCCCGGACACTGCGGATATGAGCCGCATGCTCTGACCATCTGAGCTACATCGCCACATCGGAAAATTGACAGCGGCTTACGTATCAGCTCGTTTTTATGAAGTCAAGCCGAAAACGTCAATTGAACACGCCCGCCGCCCCATCCTGAAGGGTGGGGTCCGCACTCCGACAAACTGCCGGGAATGGCCCGCTTTTGCACTTCACAAGCAGCCCTCGATCCTATGGTTGCACCGGAATAGACTTGCTGACCTCGATGGTGAATTCCTCCAGGTCCTGTGGAAGCTGCGAAAAAACCACCATGAAGGGAATCTCCTGCCCCGGTTTCACTTGGACGTTGGATCTGTTGTCGCCAAGACGGTTGTGCAGTTTTTTGTTGATGTCCGCCAGGTCCATCCGGGCCAACTGGTCATCCGTCAACGAGTTTCCACAGTAGACCGTCTCCTCCTTAACCAGGGTTTTTCCACTTCCGAAGAGTCTCCCGGTCAACTGGATGAACCGCCGGCTCTGGGGAAATTCGTTTTTCACCATGCCGGTTATCACAAAAAACTTCCCATGCTTTTCATTGTCCACGAACTGGCTCTTGATCTCCGACGTGGTGATTTCCCCGATCGTCTTGACTTCCTGATGCATCAACTGGTCCACATAGGGAACCTGTCTTACATATTCCGTGACAAAGGGGACCTCAACGCCGAACCTGTCAAGGAGAATTACGGCAGCAAAGGCGGCAATTAAAAGCAGCAGGAGAATCAATATCGGTCGCGCCGGGCCGCTTTTACCCACCGGCCTGGTTTTCTTCTGTTTTTTCTTCTTTTCCGTCTTTTTCTTTTTTTCCGGTTCTTGCGCGGCAGAAGCCGCTGCGGCGGCCACTATTTCCTGCTGGTCCGTAGTTTTTAGCGTTTCCCGGTTCTGCCCCCCGTCTTCCTGACCGAAAGCGAAAGCGGCGGCTTCAGCCTGCTCTTCATCCCCTTCGATCTCGAACTCCAGTTCGAGATCGCCTCCGTCCCCGGAACTGTCGGCAGACGCCTCATCCATCTCCAGTTCCTCAAAATTGGAGATGTCCAGTTCCTCGGGTTTCTCGGATATTTTTGCTGCAGCCTCTGCCTTGTCCCGGTCCACATCATCACTGATGTCCAGATCGAGCTCCATGTCCTCGATCTCTTCGTCTTCCATCCCCTCCGCTTCAAACTGAATGTCCGAAAGATCGATCTCCGCGGTTTCTTCCACCAGGTCTTCGTCACCCGGTGTCACCTTCCATTTTTCTACTTCGGCTTCAGCTGAATCGGATTCTCGGGCATCTTCACCGGCAATCTCCTCATCTTTGACTTCAAGCATTTCCTCGATGTCGGAAAGGTCGAGGTCATCGGTATCGTCTGCTTCCAGATCCG harbors:
- a CDS encoding HAD family hydrolase is translated as MFTIGIPGGKTLELDHLVLDYNGTIALDGDLLPGVPEMIHELTERLKVHVLTANTHGTVAEKLEGLACRLHVIPAGHQDQAKRDYIRRLGCNRVAAIGNGRNDALMLEEAALGIGVLQAEGASPAALQAAGVVCHSIRDALNLFVKPARLKATLRN
- a CDS encoding transcriptional regulator codes for the protein MVNINKIIHERARLLILTYLASSEKKAVSFNELQKELDFTSGNLSIQLRKLQAADYLAIKKTFRNNKPYTSVKITPLGSEALYRYVEEMETLIHSLKR
- a CDS encoding zinc-ribbon domain-containing protein; translated protein: MIITCEECQTSFNLDDTLIKPSGSKVRCSKCKHVFIAFPEAAPEKQAPTEEAPVPDEEAPQEKAAGGEAEAVDGGDAAPVMAAASDLAAGTESEETAADEATPGDFDLDVDAALEAGEAEEPAEPDFSAFGETIELDGAPEAAADEGSDLDLGLDDLDLEMDEEPAAAGAEGAAAGGTDPEGRKEEDLDLSSLDEILEKDVGAEVESPVEDSAEAEGELELDFDTDFDTDFEMEPSDGSASENELDMSDVNLELDIDEEPPAPGEDAELELDIDVESGEGEAKEVEELDMAGFEETLSMDSPPRSETGEDKAGDAPEELDLELEMEDDTPPAVPPEKVAEAAEDREEELEDLDFELDMEFEPGEDLEPAGPDLEADDTDDLDLSDIEEMLEVKDEEIAGEDARESDSAEAEVEKWKVTPGDEDLVEETAEIDLSDIQFEAEGMEDEEIEDMELDLDISDDVDRDKAEAAAKISEKPEELDISNFEELEMDEASADSSGDGGDLELEFEIEGDEEQAEAAAFAFGQEDGGQNRETLKTTDQQEIVAAAAASAAQEPEKKKKTEKKKKQKKTRPVGKSGPARPILILLLLLIAAFAAVILLDRFGVEVPFVTEYVRQVPYVDQLMHQEVKTIGEITTSEIKSQFVDNEKHGKFFVITGMVKNEFPQSRRFIQLTGRLFGSGKTLVKEETVYCGNSLTDDQLARMDLADINKKLHNRLGDNRSNVQVKPGQEIPFMVVFSQLPQDLEEFTIEVSKSIPVQP